One genomic window of Ornithorhynchus anatinus isolate Pmale09 chromosome 10, mOrnAna1.pri.v4, whole genome shotgun sequence includes the following:
- the CA11 gene encoding carbonic anhydrase-related protein 11 isoform X1, whose translation MGRVGGLSPPRVLLLLGATLGATAHIRPMLAPEDWWTYKDSLQGNFVPGPPFWGLVNAAWSLCAVGKWQSPVAVDTGRVLYDPFLPPLRLSTGGEKLRGTLYNTGRHVSFLPAPRPVVNVSGGPLLYSHRLSELRLLFGAQDGAGSEHQLNHRGFSAEVQLIHFNQELYGNLSAASRGPNGLAILALFVNVAGNSNPFLNRLLNRDTITRISYKHDAYFLQDLNLELLFPDSFGFITYQGSLTAPPCYETVTWILIDQPLNITSLQMHSLRLLSQNPPSQIFQSLSGNTRPLQPLAHRALRGNTDFQHPERRCRGPKYRLHVEGSSPPATS comes from the exons ATGGGGAGAGTAGGTGGCCTCAGCCCACCTAgggtcctgctgctgctgggggcCACACTGGGGGCCACAG ctCACATCCGTCCCATGCTGGCCCCGGAGGACTGGTGGACCTACAAGGACAGCCTCCAGGGAAACTTCGTTCCAG GGCCGCCGTTCTGGGGCCTGGTGAATGCGGCCTGGAGCCTCTGCgccgtgggcaagtggcagagccccgtCGCTGTGGACACCGGCAGGGTCCTCTATGACCCCTTTCTGCCCCCGCTGAGGCTCAGCACTGGTGGAGAAAAG CTCCGGGGGACCCTGTACAACACGGGTCGCCACGTGTCCTTCCTGCCGGCCCCCCGACCCGTGGTCAACGTGTCGGGGGGCCCCCTGCTCTACAGCCACCGGCTCAGCGAACTGCGGCTGCTCTTCGGCGCCCAGGACGGGGCCGGCTCCGAGCACCAGCTCAACCACCGGGGCTTCTCCGCTGAG GTCCAGCTGATCCACTTCAACCAGGAGCTGTACGGCAATCTGAGCGCCGCTTCCCGGGGCCCCAACGGGTTGGCCATTCTGGCCCTCTTCGTCAAC GTGGCCGGAAACTCCAATCCCTTCCTGAATCGCCTCCTTAACCGCGATACCATCACTCGCATCTCCTACAAGC ACGACGCCTACTTCCTTCAGGACCTGAACCTGGAGCTCCTCTTCCCTGACAGCTTTGGCTTCATCACCTACCAGGGCTCCCTCACTGCCCCGCCTTGCTACGAGACGGTCACCTGGATCCTCATCGACCAGCCCCTCAACATCACCTCCCTGCAG ATGCACTCCCTGCGTCTCCTGAGCCAGAACCCGCCCTCTCAGATCTTCCAGAGCCTCAGTGGGAACACCAGGCCTCTGCAGCCCTTGGCCCACCGGGCCCTAAGGGGGAACACCGACTTCCAGCACCCAGAGCGCCGTTGCCGGGGCCCCAAATACCGCCTTCACG tGGAAGGCTCTTCCCCACCAGCCACTTCGTAA
- the CA11 gene encoding carbonic anhydrase-related protein 11 isoform X2, with the protein MGRVGGLSPPRVLLLLGATLGATAHIRPMLAPEDWWTYKDSLQGNFVPGPPFWGLVNAAWSLCAVGKWQSPVAVDTGRVLYDPFLPPLRLSTGGEKLRGTLYNTGRHVSFLPAPRPVVNVSGGPLLYSHRLSELRLLFGAQDGAGSEHQLNHRGFSAEVQLIHFNQELYGNLSAASRGPNGLAILALFVNVAGNSNPFLNRLLNRDTITRISYKHDAYFLQDLNLELLFPDSFGFITYQGSLTAPPCYETVTWILIDQPLNITSLQIFQSLSGNTRPLQPLAHRALRGNTDFQHPERRCRGPKYRLHVEGSSPPATS; encoded by the exons ATGGGGAGAGTAGGTGGCCTCAGCCCACCTAgggtcctgctgctgctgggggcCACACTGGGGGCCACAG ctCACATCCGTCCCATGCTGGCCCCGGAGGACTGGTGGACCTACAAGGACAGCCTCCAGGGAAACTTCGTTCCAG GGCCGCCGTTCTGGGGCCTGGTGAATGCGGCCTGGAGCCTCTGCgccgtgggcaagtggcagagccccgtCGCTGTGGACACCGGCAGGGTCCTCTATGACCCCTTTCTGCCCCCGCTGAGGCTCAGCACTGGTGGAGAAAAG CTCCGGGGGACCCTGTACAACACGGGTCGCCACGTGTCCTTCCTGCCGGCCCCCCGACCCGTGGTCAACGTGTCGGGGGGCCCCCTGCTCTACAGCCACCGGCTCAGCGAACTGCGGCTGCTCTTCGGCGCCCAGGACGGGGCCGGCTCCGAGCACCAGCTCAACCACCGGGGCTTCTCCGCTGAG GTCCAGCTGATCCACTTCAACCAGGAGCTGTACGGCAATCTGAGCGCCGCTTCCCGGGGCCCCAACGGGTTGGCCATTCTGGCCCTCTTCGTCAAC GTGGCCGGAAACTCCAATCCCTTCCTGAATCGCCTCCTTAACCGCGATACCATCACTCGCATCTCCTACAAGC ACGACGCCTACTTCCTTCAGGACCTGAACCTGGAGCTCCTCTTCCCTGACAGCTTTGGCTTCATCACCTACCAGGGCTCCCTCACTGCCCCGCCTTGCTACGAGACGGTCACCTGGATCCTCATCGACCAGCCCCTCAACATCACCTCCCTGCAG ATCTTCCAGAGCCTCAGTGGGAACACCAGGCCTCTGCAGCCCTTGGCCCACCGGGCCCTAAGGGGGAACACCGACTTCCAGCACCCAGAGCGCCGTTGCCGGGGCCCCAAATACCGCCTTCACG tGGAAGGCTCTTCCCCACCAGCCACTTCGTAA